The region TTGTTTGCAGCGAACACAACAACTTATGAAGCATTCCAGCTGATGCATTTTGTTCAAGAAAGATCAGCATACAAGGACTACTGGTAAACAACATTTTTCATGAAGAATTGGTCTTCCTTCAGGGGAGAGCTGCTCAACAGCTTTTTTCAAAATATGCAAGTACTCAAAGTGCAGAAACTGAAGCATTAAGAGGCACTAATTAAGAAATGATCTTCCTTCAGAGGAACAAATCACATAACAAAATTCAAGTGATATGAGACAGATCAGAGGCACTAATTAGGAGCATTGACAATTGGCATAGCCATGTGACATGAAAGGAGCACATATATTAGGCTCACAGCCTTACCTAGCATATGACAATATGACAGCTCTGAGAGGCCTCAGGTTCAGACGCAGTTCTATTTTTGGGATTTATTGCCTTCTATCAAGATCGTGATGAGAGAAAAACAACAATGCCAATATTAGCTTCGATATGTTGATAGATTGATGCGTGGTCTCTAGTACTTATCATGGATAGTGGAACAAGTCCTCATTAAAAGTCTCTAGCACTTTATCCAGGCATCACATGCTTCATAGCATGCGTACCATGTTTGCAGATTGGTATCTTAACATGCATAGTCTTGACGAAGTCTCTGGCACTTTTGCTATTTACTTGTTGGGCTAGTAGAGTTCCCTTTTATCGCATGACAATGATCCGACTATTTAAGTGCCAGATGGATCTGTGCAACGAAGGACCTCGTTGACATGTCAGCTGCCCCAGACTAGTAGCCACCGACAGCGACCCGCAGGCCAAGATCGCATGGAGGTGGGGATATGCATGGAGGCAGCTAGTGTAAAGGAGAAGGCATGGAGGATTATCGGCTGCTGGCCGCCGCCTAGCCCACTGGATGTCGTCGCGTAGGGCTTGCTTTTAGGCGAGCCTATTAAACACATGAGAGGAACGAGAGAAGTCCACTTTACCCCCTGCCCCCTCCCTAAATTTGTCTCAAAGTTCACATTACAACATGAAGTTGATTTGGTTCAATTCACCCCCTGGATTCTGAAAGCCATTTACAATGCCTTATGTTCAACAATGTCATGTCCGATTTTTATCGTGCTCCTCTCTGCCATGtcatttctctctctctcctcacgattttttttaaatgtacagaaaaataggaaaaaattcatataaatttaaAATATTTCAGTGAAGATTATAACAAAATTTCAGCTAAAGTTGACATACGGTTTGAGAGAAACTTTCAATTTTGAACACATAATTTAAATCAGGAATAATTCACTAACCAATTCAAATTTGGGTTCAAAATTCAAACTGCACACATTTTTTTAGGCATTTCAGTTAATCATTTATAGTTCAGTGACAAATCTACTAAAACTTCAGCTCAATTGTCACGCGGTTTGAGAGAAACCCGGTGTTTTCGTTTCAACTGTGAGGAGACAAAAGAAATGACGTGGCAGAGAAAAAAGACAGAAAATCTGATGTGCCATTGCGGATTAGGATGAAACTGGAGTCAAACAGGCAAAAAAAACCTGTCAACTGAGAAGAAGGGGGATATTGTGAATGGTTTTTAGGGTTCAGGAACCAAATAAAAGCTCGGGGTTGTAATGTTAACTCTTAAGACAAGTTCATGGGGTAAAATTGATCTCTCTAGGGTAATTGTTATCATTTAGATGATATATGTGAGAGAGTTGGGGTGGCGCCGATTAAAGAGAagtttgtccaacatcgtctgagatggtttgggcatgtttagcccaggcctccagaagctccagcgcATAGCAGACGATTAAGGCATGCTGATAATGTCAAGAGCGGTCGGGGTAGACCAAACTTGCATGTATCGCTTGTACGTCCCGGAAGGAGACCATGCGGAGGTGGGGATACGGTTTTGGCCGAAAGACCATATACATttagtgtgtggggggaggggtgggggtgctGAAGCGGAGCTCCTTTAAAAATTTCTAAAAAAATAGAGTGCACAGAAACTACGCGTACACAATACTAGAAAAAAATATCCAATCTAGATTCAAAACATAGTTAGTGAAAGAAAAATGCAGAATTCGATGGCAATAGCGATAATGAGCGGAATTCTCGTATAATACCCTATCTACACCGATGCAGAGTCCGGGGACTAACCTCCTTTACTAAAAAAGTCCTTATCTACATGACTCTGCCAGAATTTTTCGTAGTTATTTCCACTACCTTTGAAGTTGGTATCATTGTATAATTTAGGCACTAGAATCACTATATACCAGGTAGCAGTGCACATGAACTTCCGCTTAGAGGGGTGCCTGGTATATTTGAAAAAAAAGGGTTTTGAACCATTTACCCCTATTTCATTATGTCCGACAACCATTGCACCAATCGTACTCGGATAAATCTTACTCCCattgttccataatgtagtgtgTATAGATGTTCTGAAAAGTTAAGTTTTGAAAAATTTGACCAAGTTATTAGAGAtaactatttatatctacaatatcaaatatatAAAGTATGAAAGTTCATCTtataatgaatctaatgatattaatTTGGGATTCTATATGTAAATCTTTTTCTCCATAAATTTGGTCGAAGTTTGTGATACTTGACTTTCCAAAGATCTACATGCACTACGTTATGGACCAGAGGGAGTATAAGTAATTAGGAACACCACACCATTGGTGCAGCCGCGATTCATACTCTGTAGGGCCAAGTTTTTAAAATGACTAATTAAACATCACTATGAAGTACCTATAAAACCCGTGATGTTGCTAGACAGCGCAGACATAGTGTCCCTTTTTTTTTACTTAAATGTCATAGTGTTGCTGGACATCACTATGAAGTACCTATAATGCCATAGTGTCGCTTCGCTGGACAGAACACCCAACTGTTACAAAGTCATCTTACTAGCCTGGAATTTCTGGTATTTGACAAGATGTTTGCTTCCTTTATGTAGATTTCATGCGCAAGGATGGAATTGTCATACTACATTGATGGTTGATTTCTGGAGATATTTTGGCTGAAATACTGAGGTCATACTGCATAAAGAGAAATGGCGGAGGCTGCTCTACTTCTTGTCGTAACAAAGATCGGAATAGCTGTGGCAGCAGAAACGCTTCACTATGCTAAGTCTGTTGCAAAACTCTCAGAGAACATGAAACTGATAAGAAATGACCTAGAGCTTATTCGAGCATTCCTCAAGGAGATTGGAAGGAAAGCTTCGACAGATGGAGTAACCAAAACATGGATAGGGCAAGTCCGAAGATTGGCGTATGATATGGAAGACCTTGTGGATCAATTTTTGTATGTTGTTGGCAAACACAATCAGAAAGGATCATGGTGGAGTAGTGTGATGAAAATCTTGAAGAAACCCCAGTATCTGTTTACACTAGGTGAAATCGCTACTGGCCTTGAGAAAATAAACCGAGCCCTTACACATCTTAAACAAAACAGAGACTGGACTCAACCAATAGCCGGTATGGGCGGTCTTTTTGCAACAAATTATGACAGCCAACAGCCACCATATCTTCCAGGACATGATTACTCAATCTCTGATGATGAACTCGTGGGATTtgataaaaatagaaaacaattgATGGGGTCACTGAATTTGGAAAATTGTCTAAATCTGCAAATCATTGCCGTGTGGGGTATGGGTGGTATCGGGAAAAGTACTCTTGTCAGTAATGTGTTCAGAAATGAAGCATCCAACTTTGAATGCCATGCATGGGTTTCCGTCTCTCAGTCCTATAAACtagatgatattttgagaagaatgCTGAAAGAAATCTATTCTAAAGACAAGAAAGAATTTCATGCTGAGAAGATGACCTATGGGGAGTTAAAAGATGAATTGAAGGAAATCCTGAAGACAAAGCGGTACTTGATCATATTGGATGATGTCTGGACAGCTGAAGATTTTAGAAAAATTAAAGAGGTTCTTGTCGATGCAAAAATGGGAAGCAGAATAATAATCACAACAAGATCTGAGGAAGTTGCTTCAATAGCTTGTGATGGTTGCAGGATCAAAGTGGAGCCCCTTGAGGAGGAGGATGCATGGCGTCTATTTTGCAGGAAGGCATTTCCGAGCACTGAAAATCACATATGCCCATTAGCATTAcaaaagtgtggtaaaatgatagtgggGAGGTGTGATGGTTTACCATTAGCTCTTGTGGCCATAGGGAGCATATTGTCTCTTCAACAAAATACACATACATGAGGGAACTTTGGTCCTCCTTGAAGAACTTATGATCAGAAACCTGGCCGAACTGCAGGACATCCCTACAGGCGTGGAATATCTGAAATCCCTCAAAGAGGCGTTGTTTCTTG is a window of Triticum dicoccoides isolate Atlit2015 ecotype Zavitan chromosome 2B, WEW_v2.0, whole genome shotgun sequence DNA encoding:
- the LOC119360313 gene encoding disease resistance protein RPM1-like produces the protein MAEAALLLVTTKIGIAVAAETLHYTRSAAKLSENMTLIRNDLELIRAFLKEMGKKASTDGVTETWIGQVRRLAYDMEDIVDQFMYVVGKHHQKGSWWISVKKIMKKPRYLFTQGEIATGLEKINRALTHLKQNRDWTQPIAGMGGLFATNYDSQQPPYLPGHDYSISDDELVGFDKNRKQLMGSLNLENCLNLQIIAVWGMGGIGKSTLVSNVFRNEASNFECHAWVSVSQSYKLDDILRRMLKEIYSKDKKEFHAEKMTYGELKDELKEILKTKRYLIILDDVWTAEDFRKIKEVLVDAKMGSRIIITTRSEEVASIACDGCRIKVEPLEEEDAWRLFCRKAFPSTENHICPLALQKCGKMIVGRCDGLPLALVAIGSILSLQQNTHT